One Candidatus Angelobacter sp. genomic window carries:
- a CDS encoding PAS domain S-box protein — protein MSSPLKVLIVEDSEDDALLMIQELRRGGYDVTYERVDSAASLGASLDKQEWDLILSDYTLPGFDGQTALGLVRDRQPDVPFILVSGTVGEETAVEAMRRGAHDYLLKDRPTRLVPAVQRELREAEVRRERRRVEESLRENEHLLRLVIDLVPHFIFAKDSNSRHLFVNRACAEANGLTPEQMVGRSDLDLLTDRIQAEAFMRDDREVIASGRPKLIPEERLTDSTGRTRILQTMKIPFAAPGTGEPAVLGVAVDVTEHKLVVQALREGEERMRLIIDTALDSVITMDAEEHITNWNAQAETTFGWSSEEITGRLLSETIIPPRYREQHRRGLKQFLAGSPSPMLNKRIEIVALHRDGREFPVELAIAPVERNGEWFFSAFVRDITERKRAEEAIQQRAAELERFHRLSVGREMQMIELKKEVNELARQVGRPPPYDLSFLDPRDKSQARS, from the coding sequence ATGTCTTCGCCACTTAAGGTATTGATTGTCGAAGATTCAGAAGACGACGCATTGTTGATGATCCAGGAATTGCGGCGCGGCGGTTATGATGTGACCTACGAGCGCGTAGATTCTGCCGCCAGCCTGGGCGCTTCGCTTGATAAACAGGAGTGGGACCTCATCCTCAGCGATTACACCCTTCCGGGATTCGACGGGCAGACCGCGCTGGGCCTCGTCAGGGATCGGCAACCGGATGTCCCGTTCATTCTCGTTTCCGGGACGGTCGGCGAGGAGACCGCTGTCGAGGCGATGAGGCGAGGAGCACACGACTATTTGCTCAAGGACAGACCGACGCGTCTGGTGCCCGCGGTGCAACGCGAATTACGGGAGGCGGAAGTGCGCCGCGAGCGCCGCCGGGTCGAAGAATCACTGCGGGAGAACGAGCATCTGCTGCGGTTGGTCATTGACCTTGTGCCGCATTTCATTTTCGCCAAGGACTCAAACAGCCGCCACCTGTTCGTCAACCGCGCCTGCGCTGAAGCCAACGGATTGACGCCCGAGCAAATGGTCGGCCGCAGCGACCTGGATCTGTTGACCGACCGGATTCAGGCCGAGGCGTTCATGAGAGACGACCGGGAAGTGATTGCCAGCGGTCGGCCGAAGTTGATTCCCGAGGAGCGGTTGACGGACTCCACCGGGAGGACACGCATTCTCCAGACCATGAAAATTCCCTTCGCCGCACCCGGCACGGGGGAGCCGGCCGTTTTGGGCGTGGCGGTGGATGTGACCGAACACAAATTGGTCGTGCAGGCGTTGCGTGAAGGAGAAGAACGCATGCGCCTGATCATCGACACGGCGCTCGACTCGGTGATCACCATGGACGCGGAGGAACACATCACCAACTGGAACGCCCAGGCCGAAACGACCTTCGGGTGGTCAAGCGAGGAGATCACCGGGCGTCTTCTGTCTGAAACGATCATCCCGCCGCGGTACCGTGAGCAGCATAGGCGCGGCTTGAAGCAGTTCCTTGCCGGCAGCCCCAGCCCGATGTTGAACAAGCGTATTGAAATCGTGGCGCTCCATCGAGACGGGCGGGAGTTTCCGGTCGAACTGGCGATCGCCCCTGTGGAGCGCAATGGCGAATGGTTTTTCAGCGCCTTTGTTCGCGACATCACTGAACGCAAAAGGGCGGAGGAAGCCATCCAACAACGCGCCGCAGAGCTTGAGCGCTTCCATCGGTTGAGCGTGGGGCGTGAAATGCAGATGATCGAACTGAAGAAAGAGGTCAACGAACTGGCCAGACAGGTCGGACGACCGCCCCCTTATGACCTCTCTTTTCTGGACCCCCGCGACAAATCCCAGGCCAGATCATGA